The Pseudomonas sp. KU26590 genomic sequence GATAAATGAAGAATCGGAGCGAAACAAACACTTAAACCCATCAGGCCAGGACGCCTGCTTCAATAGCGTCTGGAGCCTATATGTCTACTCTTAGCTTGAAAGATATGCAGCTGGATCTCGAACACTCTGCTGCTTACTTTGACTCTCTGTCGCAATTTCTCGAGGGTCACGCCGTTTATTTGAAGGCTCAAAAAGTTGTGTGTCGACAAGAGGACCTGAACCTCCTCGAGAGTCACGCCGGCGGCCTGGCAGTGTCGGTGAGCTACATCAAAACCGCTGCTTTACGGATCGCCAACCGCGCCCGCTAGCTCGGCCGAGATGCGCGGTTGCGGTGCGTTATGCTCCCCCGCGAATTTTGAAAACCCCAGCGAATAGCCCCCCCTTCCGGTAATCCCCCCACTGCTCCAGCAAATATTCGGTATGGCCCGGTGGCTTGCCCGGATACGTTAGCCTCTCACGCCGCCTGCCACGGGTCTGTAATGCGTGTGAATGATGGTACCGATAGAAATCTCGCAAGGTTTTTATTGAACGTTCCACGCCTGCATGCACTCGATAAAGCTAGGCCGCTGACGGCAGCGCGCTCTGATACGTGTTCGCGCCGGATGGACGCGGGCTCACGTCAGAGCTGAACACCCGCTCCGGAACAGGGCCGAAACGTTACTGGCTGAGTGCATTGCGCAGGCTTGGGATCAGACAGCGCAGGATGTGCCACACGCGCCATATGTACGTAACCATGTGCCTGATGTCCGGAATGAACTCGGCATTCATCGCCGCGCAATCCCAGTAACGCCAAACACGCCGAAAACATAAAGGGTTTAGGACAGATGTGCGGATTAGCTGGCGAACTACGCTTTGACAACCAACCTGCGGATCTCGCCGCAGTAGAACGTATCACCCATCATCTCGCGGCTCGCGGCCCGGATGCGTGGGGGTTTCACAGCCAGGGGCCGGTTGCCCTCGGCCACCGTCGATTGAAAATCATGGACCTGTCGGACAACTCGGCGCAACCGATGATCGACAGCCATCTGGGCCTGTCCCTGGCCTTCAACGGCGCCATCTACAACTTCCCGGAACTGCGTGCCGAGCTCGAAAGCCTTGGCTACCAGTTCCATTCTGGCGGCGACACCGAAGTGCTGCTCAAGGGCTACCACGCCTGGGGCGCCGACATGCTGCCCAAGCTCAACGGCATGTTCGCGTTCGCCATCTGGGAGCGCGACAACAGAAGCCTGTTCATCGCCCGCGACCGCCTTGGCGTCAAGCCGCTGTATCTGTCGCGCACCGACAAGCGCCTGCGTTTCGCTTCTGCCCTGCCCGCTTTGCTGAAAGGCGGCGACATCAGCCCGATGCTCGATCCGGTGGCACTTAACCATTACCTGAACTTCCACGCCGTGGTGCCTGCACCGCGCACCCTGCTGGCCGGTGTTGAAAAACTGCCGCCGGCTTCGTGGATGCGCGTGAGTGCAGAAGGCAAGGTCGAACAGAAAGTCTGGTGGACGCTGCCCTATGGCCCGCGCGCCGACGAAGCGAATCTGACCCTCGAAGACTGGCGCGACCGTGTGCTCGACAGCACCCGCGAAGCCGTTGCCATCCGTCAACGCGCTGCGGTGGACGTTGGCGTGCTGCTGTCCGGTGGCGTTGATTCGAGCATGCTCGTCGGTCTGCTCCGTGAAGCAGGCGTGAAGGACCTGTCGACCTTCTCCATCGGCTTTCAGGATGCGGGCGGCGAACGCGGCGATGAATTCCAGTACTCGGATCTGATCGCCAAACATTACGGCACTCAGCACCACCAACTGCGTATCCAGGAAAGCGAAATCATCGAGCAACTGCCCGCCGCCTTCCGTGCGATGAGCGAGCCGATGGTCAGCCATGACTGCATCGCGTTTTATCTGCTGTCCCGTGAAGTCGCCAAGCACTGCAAGGTGGTGCAGAGCGGTCAGGGCGCGGACGAGCTGTTCGCCGGTTACCACTGGTACCCGCAAGTGGACGGCGCCAGCGACCCCTATGCGGCTTATCGCGATGCGTTCTTCGACCGCAGTTACGACGAATACGCCGAGACCGTTACGCCGAAGTGGCTAACCGCGAATGACGCAGCGGGTGACTTCGTGCGCGAGCATTTTGCGATGCCGGGTGCTGATGCGGCGGTGGACAAAGCCCTGCGACTGGACAGCACGGTCATGCTGGTGGATGACCCGGTCAAACGCGTCGACAACATGACCATGGCCTGGGGACTCGAAGCGCGCACCCCATTCCTCGACTACCGACTGGTCGAGCTGTCGGCACGGGTTCCGGGACGCTTCAAACTGCCGGACGGCGGCAAGCAAGTGCTCAAGGAAGCGGCGCGTCTGGTGATCCCGTCGGAAGTCATTGATCGCAAAAAAGGCTATTTCCCGGTGCCGGGTCTCAAGCATCTGGAAGGCAACACGCTGAACTGGGTCCGCGATCTGCTGCTCGATCCAAGCCAGGACCGTGGCCTGTTCAACCCGGTCATGCTCGACAAACTGCTGACCGATCCGCAGGGTCAATTGACGCCACTGCGCGGCTCCAAGCTGTGGCAGCTCGCGGCGCTGAACCTGTGGCTCAGCGAACAAGGACTCTGACCGATGAAAGCCAACGCTTCGATTCACAACCAGCGCTTGTTGCGCGGCCAGGCGCCGTCATACGAGCGCTTGCAGGCTCGCCTTGCCGAAGACGGCAGCACGCCTGAGACAGAACCGCTGGCTCTGCATTGTGGCTGGGGACGGCTGCTGATTGGCCATACCTACCCTGACCCGGCGTCCCTCGCGCAGGAGTTGCTCAACGAAAAGCAGGGCGAGCGCGACATCGCTTTGTATGTCGCCGCGCCGCAACAGGTGCTGGCGCAATCTCCGCAACAGTTGTTCCTCGATCCGTCGGACACCTTGCGCCTGTGGTTCAGCGATTACCGCCCGGCCCAGCGGGTGTTCCGTGGCTTCAGGATTCGTCGAGCGCAAAGCGAGGGCGACTGGACGTCGATCAACAATCTGTACATCGCCCGTGGCATGTTGCCCATCGACCCTGCCCTGTTGACCCCGCGTCATCAGGGCGGTCCGGTGTACTGGATCGCCGAAGACGAGACCACCAACGCCGTGATCGGCAGCGTGATGGGCCTGAATCACCAGAAGGCGTTCAACGATCCCGAAAACGGCAGCAGCCTGTGGTGCCTGGCGGTTGATCCGCAATGCACACGGCCTGGCGTCGGCGAAGTGCTGGTACGGCATTTGGTCGAGCACTTTCAGAGCCGGGGTCTGGCGTATCTGGATCTCTCAGTGCTGCATGACAACGACCAAGCGAAAAGCCTGTACGCCAAGCTGGGGTTTCGCAACCTGCCAACCTTCGCCATCAAGCGTAAAAACGGCATAAACGAAAAGCTGTTTCTCGGCCCCGGCCCGCAGGCGGACTTCAACCCCTACGCCCGCATCATCGTCGAAGAAGCCCATCGTCGCGGCATCGAAGTGCAGGTGGATGACGCTGAAGCCGGACTGTTCACGCTGATTCATGGCAGTCGCCGCGTGCGTTGCCGCGAGTCGTTGAGCGACCTGACGACCGCCGTCAGCATGACGCTGTGCCAGGACAAGCGCATGACCCAGAAGGCGCTGAAGGCGGCAGGTCTGGAAGTGCCCGTACAACAACTGGCCGGCAATGCCGACGACAACCTGGCGTTTCTCGAAGAACACCAGCGCGTCGTGGTCAAGCCGGTCGATGGCGAGCAGGGTCAGGGCGTGGCCGTGGACCTGAGCACCATCGAAGATGTGCAGGCGGCGGTTGAACGTGCTCGCCAGTTCGACAGCCGTGTGCTGCTTGAGAGCTTCCATGAAGGGCTCGACCTGCGCATCGTCGTGATCGGTTTTGACGTTGTGGCTGCCGCGATTCGTCGGCCTGCAGAGATCATCGGCGATGGCCGTCACACCGTGGGTCAGTTGATCGAGGCGCAGAGCCGTCGTCGGTCTGCGGCCACGGGCGGCGAGAGCAAGATCCCGGTGGACGACGAAACCCACCGCACCGTTGAAGACGCGGGGTTCAGCTTCGACAGCGTGTTACCGGCCGATCAGCGTCTGGCCGTGCGCCGTACCGCCAACCTGCACACCGGCGGCTGCCTGGAAGACGTCACCGCGATGCTTCACCCGGTGCTGAAAGACGCTGCCGTGCGAGCCGCACGCGCCCTCGACATCCCGGTGGTCGGTCTGGACCTGATGGTCCCCGCCGCCGATCAGCCGGCGTATGTGTTCATCGAAGCGAACGAGCGCTGCGGCCTGGCCAATCACGAGCCACAACCGACAGCCGAGCGTTTCGTCGATCTGTTATTCCCCCACAGCCAGCCTGCCCATGGCTAAGGCGCAGCCCCTGTAGCAGTGAGCTTGCCTGCGGTCGGTCTGGCCGGACGACGAATGCGTCGTCACCCGACCGAGACCGCAAGCGAGTCCGCTATCAGGTTAATCCGCGCCACACATTGAGGTTCCTATGACGAATGCAAACATCCTTGAACCCGATC encodes the following:
- a CDS encoding N-acetylglutaminylglutamine amidotransferase — translated: MCGLAGELRFDNQPADLAAVERITHHLAARGPDAWGFHSQGPVALGHRRLKIMDLSDNSAQPMIDSHLGLSLAFNGAIYNFPELRAELESLGYQFHSGGDTEVLLKGYHAWGADMLPKLNGMFAFAIWERDNRSLFIARDRLGVKPLYLSRTDKRLRFASALPALLKGGDISPMLDPVALNHYLNFHAVVPAPRTLLAGVEKLPPASWMRVSAEGKVEQKVWWTLPYGPRADEANLTLEDWRDRVLDSTREAVAIRQRAAVDVGVLLSGGVDSSMLVGLLREAGVKDLSTFSIGFQDAGGERGDEFQYSDLIAKHYGTQHHQLRIQESEIIEQLPAAFRAMSEPMVSHDCIAFYLLSREVAKHCKVVQSGQGADELFAGYHWYPQVDGASDPYAAYRDAFFDRSYDEYAETVTPKWLTANDAAGDFVREHFAMPGADAAVDKALRLDSTVMLVDDPVKRVDNMTMAWGLEARTPFLDYRLVELSARVPGRFKLPDGGKQVLKEAARLVIPSEVIDRKKGYFPVPGLKHLEGNTLNWVRDLLLDPSQDRGLFNPVMLDKLLTDPQGQLTPLRGSKLWQLAALNLWLSEQGL
- the ngg gene encoding N-acetylglutaminylglutamine synthetase produces the protein MKANASIHNQRLLRGQAPSYERLQARLAEDGSTPETEPLALHCGWGRLLIGHTYPDPASLAQELLNEKQGERDIALYVAAPQQVLAQSPQQLFLDPSDTLRLWFSDYRPAQRVFRGFRIRRAQSEGDWTSINNLYIARGMLPIDPALLTPRHQGGPVYWIAEDETTNAVIGSVMGLNHQKAFNDPENGSSLWCLAVDPQCTRPGVGEVLVRHLVEHFQSRGLAYLDLSVLHDNDQAKSLYAKLGFRNLPTFAIKRKNGINEKLFLGPGPQADFNPYARIIVEEAHRRGIEVQVDDAEAGLFTLIHGSRRVRCRESLSDLTTAVSMTLCQDKRMTQKALKAAGLEVPVQQLAGNADDNLAFLEEHQRVVVKPVDGEQGQGVAVDLSTIEDVQAAVERARQFDSRVLLESFHEGLDLRIVVIGFDVVAAAIRRPAEIIGDGRHTVGQLIEAQSRRRSAATGGESKIPVDDETHRTVEDAGFSFDSVLPADQRLAVRRTANLHTGGCLEDVTAMLHPVLKDAAVRAARALDIPVVGLDLMVPAADQPAYVFIEANERCGLANHEPQPTAERFVDLLFPHSQPAHG